A window of Pomacea canaliculata isolate SZHN2017 linkage group LG3, ASM307304v1, whole genome shotgun sequence contains these coding sequences:
- the LOC112558642 gene encoding adhesive plaque matrix protein 2-like, producing the protein MQTTSECGDNMLCFIAYEQPVCECSAQFQRDMSMSCVRVPQRILGSECRQVSDCGQNMECSPSNASGLFICQCASQFLPSADMESCYHFNQTYPPQGSSDCKLNPQENSGDCMKENPDEHPECDIDEDWKGLGDRCSTMDECGLHMVCIGQPGAATCRWGVLGSPCTGAQDCGDGMECAVTGLNRTCRCSLRYVARQNGSCGLAFGQHCSRNEDCADYMMCSKTALSSPACSCIQGFIITSSMSCVFKGQPGAHSGHSMQNSTFSTLLFLFVIWTCLLPT; encoded by the exons ATGCAAACAACAAGCGAGTGTGGTGACAACATGCTGTGTTTCATTGCTTACGAGCAGCCAGTTTGTGAATGTTCTGCACAGTTCCAGAGAGACATGTCTATGTCTTGTG TACGGGTTCCACAACGAATACTGGGCAGTGAATGCAGACAGGTCAGTGACTGTGGTCAAAACATGGAATGCAGCCCAAGCAATGCATCAGGCCTTTTTATCTGTCAGTGTGCAAGCCAGTTCTTGCCAAGTGCAGATATGGAATCTTGCT ATCACTTCAACCAGACATATCCTCCTCAAGGCTCATCTGACTGCAAGCTGAATCCACAAGAAAACTCAGGTGATTGCATGAAGGAGAACCCTGATGAGCATCCTGAATGCGACATAGATGAAGACT GGAAAGGACTGGGTGACAGATGCTCGACCATGGATGAATGTGGCTTGCACATGGTTTGTATAGGACAGCCAGGGGCAGCAACATGCAGAT GGGGTGTCCTAGGCTCTCCCTGCACAGGTGCCCAGGACTGTGGGGATGGTATGGAGTGTGCTGTGACTGGACTAAACAGGACATGTAGATGTAGTCTGCGCTATGTGGCAAGGCAGAATGGTTCCTGTG GTCTTGCATTTGGACAGCATTGCTCAAGGAACGAGGACTGTGCTGATTATATGATGTGCAGCAAAACTGCACTTAGCTCTCCTGCTTGCTCCTGTATTCAGGGATTTATAATTACCAGCTCAATGTCTTGTG TTTTCAAAGGACAGCCAGGTGCTCATTCTGGACACAGCATGCAGAACTCAACCTTCAGCACACTGctctttctgtttgttatcTGGACTTGTCTCTTGCCTACATGA
- the LOC112559539 gene encoding tenascin-like isoform X4 codes for MECNGNGAESKYCDCLENYVSKSSGICGRNVGTACIGPEECGDFMTCGKGSNESVCMCSKGYEANIYGRCGFSAGKRCTQAEYCGNRMTCDQVCTCSLGYTLKSDGFCGKSVGQVCTASSECGDNMQCDEINGSRVCVCAGNFVQASEGRCGVWEQGECSMDTDCGIRMVCINKTCRCQEGYLPRVDHTCGNSVGHACTVISECGNNMECAGINGSSVCVCSDNFIPASGGRCGAWEHEECGTDADCGNLMVCINKTCLCQHGYILQSDHRCGRAVGESCFFSTDCGRNMDCLRIADVGVCICSTNYTASMHGTCVLPVGASCSMPQLWSEHGVHRDPRG; via the exons ATGGAGTGTAATGGAAATGGCGCTGAAAGCAAATACTGTGACTGTTTGGAAAATTATGTTTCAAAATCAAGTGGAATTTGtg GCAGAAATGTTGGAACAGCATGCATTGGACCTGAAGAATGTGGGGATTTCATGACCTGTGGCAAAGGTTCtaatgaaagtgtgtgtatgtgctccAAAGGCTATGAAGCAAACATCTATGGACGATGTG GGTTCAGTGCTGGCAAGAGATGTACTCAAGCAGAGTACTGTGGTAACAGGATGACTTGTGATCAAGTGTGCACATGCAGTCTTGGCTATACGCTGAAAAGTGATGGTTTTTGTG gtAAAAGTGTAGGACAAGTGTGTACAGCAAGCAGTGAGTGTGGTGACAACATGCAGTGTGATGAAATAAATGGCTCCagggtctgtgtctgtgctggcAATTTTGTTCAAGCTTCAGAAGGACGTTGTG GAGTATGGGAGCAAGGAGAGTGTAGCATGGATACTGACTGTGGCATCAGAATGGTGTGCATCAACAAAACCTGTCGTTGTCAAGAAGGCTACTTGCCTAGAGTAGACCACACCTGTG GGAATAGTGTAGGACATGCATGTACAGTGATCAGTGAGTGTGGGAACAACATGGAATGTGCTGGAATAAATGGTTCTAGTGTCTGTGTCTGTTCTGACAACTTTATTCCAGCCTCAGGAGGACGTTGTG GAGCATGGGAACATGAAGAGTGTGGCACAGATGCTGACTGTGGCAACTTAATGGTGTGCATCAACAAAACTTGTCTTTGCCAACATGGCTATATCCTCCAGTCAGACCACAGATGTG GTAGAGCAGTGGGAGAATCCTGCTTCTTCAGTACTGACTGTGGCAGAAACATGGATTGCCTTAGAATTGCAGATGTTGGGGTATGCATTTGCTCCACAAACTACACAGCCAGTATGCATGGCACTTGTg TGTTGCCAGTAGGTGCCAGTTGCAGTATGCCACAATTGTGGTCCGAACATGGAGTGCACAGGGACCcaagaggataa
- the LOC112559539 gene encoding transmembrane matrix receptor MUP-4-like isoform X2: MECNGNGAESKYCDCLENYVSKSSGICGRNVGTACIGPEECGDFMTCGKGSNESVCMCSKGYEANIYGRCGFSAGKRCTQAEYCGNRMTCDQVCTCSLGYTLKSDGFCGKSVGQVCTASSECGDNMQCDEINGSRVCVCAGNFVQASEGRCGVWEQGECSMDTDCGIRMVCINKTCRCQEGYLPRVDHTCGKSVGQVCTASSECGDNMQCDEINGSRVCVCAGNFVQASEGRCGVWEQGECSMDTDCGIRMVCVNKTCRCQDGYVPRVDHTCGNSVGHACTVISECGNNMECAGINGSSVCVCSDNFIPASGGRCGAWEHEECGTDADCGNLMVCINKTCLCQHGYILQSDHRCGRAVGESCFFSTDCGRNMDCLRIADVGVCICSTNYTASMHGTCVLPVGASCSMPQLWSEHGVHRDPRG, encoded by the exons ATGGAGTGTAATGGAAATGGCGCTGAAAGCAAATACTGTGACTGTTTGGAAAATTATGTTTCAAAATCAAGTGGAATTTGtg GCAGAAATGTTGGAACAGCATGCATTGGACCTGAAGAATGTGGGGATTTCATGACCTGTGGCAAAGGTTCtaatgaaagtgtgtgtatgtgctccAAAGGCTATGAAGCAAACATCTATGGACGATGTG GGTTCAGTGCTGGCAAGAGATGTACTCAAGCAGAGTACTGTGGTAACAGGATGACTTGTGATCAAGTGTGCACATGCAGTCTTGGCTATACGCTGAAAAGTGATGGTTTTTGTG gtAAAAGTGTAGGACAAGTGTGTACAGCAAGCAGTGAGTGTGGTGACAACATGCAGTGTGATGAAATAAATGGCTCCagggtctgtgtctgtgctggcAATTTTGTTCAAGCTTCAGAAGGACGTTGTG GAGTATGGGAGCAAGGAGAGTGTAGCATGGATACTGACTGTGGCATCAGAATGGTGTGCATCAACAAAACCTGTCGTTGTCAAGAAGGCTACTTGCCTAGAGTAGACCACACCTGTG GTAAAAGTGTAGGGCAAGTGTGTACAGCAAGCAGTGAGTGTGGTGACAACATGCAGTGTGATGAAATAAATGGCTCCagggtctgtgtctgtgctggcAATTTTGTTCAAGCTTCAGAAGGACGTTGTG GAGTATGGGAGCAGGGAGAGTGTAGCATGGATACTGACTGTGGCATCAGAATGGTGTGCGTCAACAAAACCTGTCGTTGTCAAGATGGCTACGTGCCTAGAGTTGACCACACCTGTG GGAATAGTGTAGGACATGCATGTACAGTGATCAGTGAGTGTGGGAACAACATGGAATGTGCTGGAATAAATGGTTCTAGTGTCTGTGTCTGTTCTGACAACTTTATTCCAGCCTCAGGAGGACGTTGTG GAGCATGGGAACATGAAGAGTGTGGCACAGATGCTGACTGTGGCAACTTAATGGTGTGCATCAACAAAACTTGTCTTTGCCAACATGGCTATATCCTCCAGTCAGACCACAGATGTG GTAGAGCAGTGGGAGAATCCTGCTTCTTCAGTACTGACTGTGGCAGAAACATGGATTGCCTTAGAATTGCAGATGTTGGGGTATGCATTTGCTCCACAAACTACACAGCCAGTATGCATGGCACTTGTg TGTTGCCAGTAGGTGCCAGTTGCAGTATGCCACAATTGTGGTCCGAACATGGAGTGCACAGGGACCcaagaggataa